CAGTAGCAGTAGATCCATAACCAAAAACGCTTGGATTATATGCCTCTTCTTCTTTTATTTGTGCAAAATTCAATTTATAAACAATCCTATTATCTATGTATAAAGACATTTTTTTAGGTAATATAGTTGTATTATTACCAATTTTTTCTCTAACTCTTATTTCTAAGTTTGGGTAATCTCCACTATATTCAATAGTTGATATTTCATCTTTTTTTATATCAAAATATTTATTATTAGATCTTATACTTAAAAGTTCCAGATTCTTTTCTCTTGTTTCTTTGTATTCAATATATTCCAAAGCATCTCTTATTATATTACCATTTTCTTTCATTTCCCAAACTTCAAAATGTAAATGTGGAGCCATAGCTTCTCCTGTAGAACCCGAATAAGCAATAACTTCGCCTTTATTAATTTTTAATTCTTCTTCTGGAAATATTATTTCTATTCTTTTTGTAGAAAATTCTTCATTTATCTGTTCTGTAAATCCTGTTATTTTCTTTGAAAAAGAATTCAAATGTGCATATACAGTAGTTAACCCAAGATCTGGATGTTTTATGAATATAGTATTTCCATAAACTGGATCATTTATCCAAACTTTTTCTAAATAACCTTCTGCTGCTGTAAGTACATCTATATTTTCTCTATTAAAAGTAGAAAAGTCAATACCCATATGAAAATGAGGATTATTTCCAGTATTTCTATACTCTCCAAATGATGAAGTTATATAGGAATCTTTTATAGGCAAATTAAATACAGATGCAAAAATATTTATAAGAAATAAAAAATTTATTATTAAAATAAATATCTTTCTCATAAAGCTCACCTCCAAAAATTAAAACTCTTTTATAGATTGATTTTTTATAATTTCCATTTCATATCCTTTTTCATTTTCAGATTTAGAAAGAATTCCTATAATTCCATTCATTTTTTCAATTT
This genomic interval from Oceanotoga teriensis contains the following:
- a CDS encoding M23 family metallopeptidase gives rise to the protein MRKIFILIINFLFLINIFASVFNLPIKDSYITSSFGEYRNTGNNPHFHMGIDFSTFNRENIDVLTAAEGYLEKVWINDPVYGNTIFIKHPDLGLTTVYAHLNSFSKKITGFTEQINEEFSTKRIEIIFPEEELKINKGEVIAYSGSTGEAMAPHLHFEVWEMKENGNIIRDALEYIEYKETREKNLELLSIRSNNKYFDIKKDEISTIEYSGDYPNLEIRVREKIGNNTTILPKKMSLYIDNRIVYKLNFAQIKEEEAYNPSVFGYGSTATVYWLKLYSKEALTPIEIDNWGQFIGKNLNNSVGKIELEDFWGNKEIYNIRFNKLY